One window of the bacterium genome contains the following:
- a CDS encoding YHS domain-containing protein, translated as MPKDPVCGQYVSADTPYKSEYEGEIYYFCSAVCEEEFDCNSEEYIFIEEPRAERAEAED; from the coding sequence ATGCCCAAAGACCCGGTATGCGGACAGTATGTATCTGCTGATACTCCATACAAGAGCGAGTATGAAGGAGAAATATATTACTTTTGCAGCGCAGTGTGCGAAGAGGAGTTCGACTGTAATTCTGAGGAGTATATTTTCATCGAGGAGCCTCGAGCTGAGCGTGCCGAAGCAGAGGACTGA
- a CDS encoding carbon starvation protein A has translation MNALTLLIIAMCVFALAYRYYGAFLAAKVAVCDAKKKTPAYEFRDGKDYHPTNKYVLFGHHFAAIAGAGPLIGPVLAAQYGYLPGAIWILIGSVFAGAVQDYIILYASVRNKGESISKIAHKFLGPVAGWCTAFAVLFIIIVALAGLAGAVVNALQESSWGVFTIACSIPIAFLMGQWMYKIRPGKVTEATIIGVVLLIAGVIGGGWLPKSFAHWLVLSPDAIKIALPTYGFIAAVLPVWMLLCPRDYLSTYMKLGTIALLAIGIFFVHPQLVMPATTHFVHGGGPVVPGPVWPYVCLTIACGAISGFHALIGSGTTPKMISSEADIKPIGYGGMLVEGFVGLLALIAACTLFQGDYFAINANAAKFPDFANHTVQLTELTRMVGEKSLVGRTGGAVTLAVGMARIFSKLPGMTSLMSYWYHFAIMFEALFILTTIDTGTRVARFIVQEMLGSVYKPFGKGTWLPGVIFTSFLVTYAWYYLLKGGTISTIWPMFGIANQLLSVIALAIGTTCILQRSAKRVYALTTFIPFAYMAVTVLTSGVQYSIDILSGPEADGVKGSLTIIMMALAVIVSVDCIIKWIRILKCPKCPTGSDSGRDLMGLAQGIDIQD, from the coding sequence ATGAATGCACTTACTCTCCTTATCATCGCCATGTGCGTGTTTGCGCTTGCCTATCGCTATTACGGGGCATTTCTTGCTGCCAAGGTAGCGGTCTGTGACGCAAAGAAAAAGACCCCTGCTTATGAGTTCAGGGACGGCAAGGACTATCATCCCACGAACAAATACGTTCTGTTCGGCCATCACTTTGCTGCGATTGCCGGCGCCGGGCCCCTAATTGGTCCTGTTTTGGCTGCTCAATACGGCTATCTGCCGGGAGCGATCTGGATACTTATCGGTTCCGTATTCGCAGGCGCAGTCCAGGATTACATCATCCTGTATGCATCCGTCAGGAACAAAGGCGAGTCGATCTCGAAGATTGCGCACAAGTTCCTGGGTCCTGTGGCCGGGTGGTGCACGGCGTTTGCGGTACTGTTCATAATCATTGTGGCGCTCGCGGGTTTGGCGGGAGCGGTGGTGAATGCTCTTCAGGAGAGTTCATGGGGTGTATTCACGATTGCTTGCAGCATACCGATAGCATTTTTGATGGGTCAGTGGATGTATAAGATCAGGCCTGGCAAGGTAACTGAAGCAACGATCATTGGTGTCGTGTTACTGATCGCAGGTGTGATCGGCGGCGGATGGCTGCCCAAGAGCTTTGCGCATTGGCTCGTACTTTCTCCCGACGCCATAAAGATTGCTCTTCCCACCTATGGCTTTATAGCCGCGGTCCTGCCTGTATGGATGCTGCTTTGCCCAAGGGACTATCTGTCCACATATATGAAGCTCGGCACCATAGCCCTTCTGGCGATAGGAATCTTTTTCGTGCATCCCCAACTCGTAATGCCTGCGACCACGCATTTCGTTCATGGCGGCGGTCCGGTAGTGCCGGGTCCTGTATGGCCGTATGTATGTCTGACCATCGCCTGCGGAGCCATATCCGGTTTTCATGCTCTGATCGGTTCGGGGACTACCCCCAAGATGATAAGCAGCGAGGCGGATATCAAGCCCATAGGCTATGGCGGTATGTTGGTTGAAGGGTTTGTAGGACTGCTCGCTCTTATTGCCGCATGCACACTGTTCCAGGGCGACTACTTTGCGATCAACGCTAATGCCGCCAAATTTCCCGATTTTGCCAATCACACCGTGCAGTTGACCGAACTCACAAGAATGGTTGGTGAGAAGAGCCTTGTAGGCCGAACAGGCGGTGCAGTCACTCTTGCTGTGGGCATGGCGCGTATATTTTCCAAACTGCCGGGCATGACGAGCCTGATGTCTTACTGGTATCACTTCGCGATCATGTTCGAGGCGCTGTTCATATTGACCACAATCGATACCGGCACACGTGTAGCCCGCTTTATTGTTCAGGAGATGCTCGGCTCCGTATATAAGCCGTTCGGCAAAGGGACATGGCTGCCGGGTGTAATCTTTACCAGCTTTCTGGTCACATACGCCTGGTATTACCTGCTCAAGGGCGGCACCATCAGCACCATCTGGCCGATGTTCGGCATCGCGAACCAACTATTGAGTGTAATTGCTCTTGCGATCGGCACCACATGCATCCTGCAGCGCTCGGCCAAGCGAGTATATGCCCTCACTACGTTCATTCCGTTTGCGTATATGGCGGTTACGGTTCTGACCTCTGGCGTGCAGTATTCTATAGACATTTTGAGCGGACCCGAGGCCGATGGGGTCAAAGGAAGCCTGACGATAATTATGATGGCTCTTGCCGTGATAGTCTCGGTCGACTGCATCATAAAGTGGATTCGGATCCTCAAGTGCCCGAAGTGCCCAACAGGTTCGGATTCGGGTAGAGACCTGATGGGTCTTGCTCAGGGTATTGACATTCAGGACTAG
- a CDS encoding M3 family oligoendopeptidase: MPDMTKVSWDLRDLYQGIDDPKIDETLDKSLARAKRFAGTYRGKIDSDDLTAKILFESIKDYEDMVQEMAKPMNYASLVFSADTSNPEHGALLQHIQERQTEIALELLFFDLELMAAKPEIIDRLMQDDILACYRHFIWAMRLFREHRLSEPEEKILEEKANTGGRAFERLFEEMVSDIAFKVTVNGEEKTMTEPEVLALLRDPNRETRKAAAASLSEGLTANGHLLTFIFNTLVYDKAVNDRLRRYEYPEQARNMSNELDAQTVETVISTCVDNYGLVARYYRTKREILGLDKLMHYDRYAPLFESKKEFSFDEAKETVLTSFGRFSQTMAETAEKFFDNNWIDAEPRKGKRGGAFCSYVTADLHPYVLLSYLNRQDDIMTLGHELGHGVHAYLARPLGYLNMHSVLPVAELASTFGEMLVFESIVSKADLEDKLALYAEKIEGNFATIFRQAAMYRFEQELHKSRREMGELTTDEISDMWQRNIQAMFLDSVEMGEEHKIWWMYVNHFIGSPFYVYAYSFGELLVLALYSMYREQGESFVPKFISLLEAGGSCSPEELLGRVDIDIKSPEFWRGGMNVMERLIADFEGIYSQWKAKRA; the protein is encoded by the coding sequence ATGCCTGATATGACCAAAGTTTCCTGGGATTTGCGCGATCTCTATCAGGGGATCGATGATCCCAAAATTGATGAAACTCTCGACAAATCTCTTGCCCGCGCGAAGCGGTTCGCCGGCACCTATCGCGGCAAGATAGACAGTGACGACCTGACCGCCAAGATTCTGTTCGAGTCGATTAAAGATTACGAGGACATGGTTCAGGAGATGGCCAAGCCGATGAACTATGCCTCGCTGGTCTTTTCGGCCGACACGAGCAATCCCGAGCATGGCGCTCTGCTCCAGCACATCCAGGAGCGCCAGACCGAGATAGCGCTGGAGTTGCTGTTCTTCGATCTGGAGCTTATGGCCGCCAAGCCCGAGATAATCGACCGACTGATGCAGGATGATATATTGGCTTGCTATCGACATTTTATATGGGCTATGCGCCTCTTCCGGGAGCACAGGCTTTCCGAGCCTGAGGAGAAGATTCTTGAAGAGAAGGCCAACACCGGTGGCCGTGCCTTCGAGCGTCTCTTCGAGGAGATGGTTTCGGACATAGCGTTCAAGGTCACGGTCAACGGTGAGGAGAAGACAATGACCGAACCAGAAGTCCTTGCCCTTTTGCGCGACCCGAACCGTGAAACTCGCAAAGCCGCTGCAGCATCTCTATCGGAGGGTCTGACCGCCAATGGCCATCTTCTGACGTTCATATTCAACACACTGGTATATGATAAAGCAGTCAACGACCGCCTCCGCCGCTACGAATATCCCGAGCAGGCGCGAAACATGTCCAACGAACTCGACGCCCAGACAGTCGAGACTGTGATCTCAACTTGTGTCGACAACTATGGTCTTGTCGCCAGATATTATAGGACCAAGCGCGAGATTTTGGGTCTCGACAAACTCATGCACTACGACCGATACGCGCCCCTCTTTGAGTCCAAGAAAGAATTTTCTTTCGATGAGGCAAAGGAAACGGTGCTCACCTCCTTTGGCAGGTTCTCGCAGACTATGGCGGAGACGGCAGAGAAATTCTTTGATAACAACTGGATAGACGCCGAGCCGCGCAAAGGCAAGCGGGGTGGGGCGTTTTGTTCTTATGTCACTGCCGACCTGCATCCATATGTGCTGCTGAGCTATCTCAACCGTCAGGACGATATTATGACCCTGGGTCATGAACTGGGTCATGGCGTTCATGCATATCTGGCTCGTCCACTGGGTTATTTGAATATGCACAGCGTGCTGCCGGTGGCTGAGCTTGCAAGCACATTCGGCGAGATGCTGGTGTTTGAAAGCATAGTCTCCAAGGCCGATCTTGAGGACAAACTCGCTTTATATGCCGAGAAGATAGAGGGCAACTTTGCGACAATCTTCCGCCAGGCAGCCATGTATCGGTTCGAGCAGGAGCTTCACAAATCGCGCCGAGAGATGGGCGAGCTGACCACGGACGAGATCAGCGATATGTGGCAGCGAAATATCCAGGCTATGTTTTTGGATTCGGTAGAGATGGGCGAGGAGCACAAAATCTGGTGGATGTATGTGAACCACTTCATAGGTTCACCGTTTTATGTCTACGCCTATTCCTTCGGCGAACTGCTGGTGCTTGCGCTCTATTCCATGTATCGCGAGCAGGGTGAGTCATTTGTTCCCAAGTTCATCTCTCTGCTTGAGGCAGGCGGTTCATGTTCACCGGAGGAACTGCTGGGACGAGTCGATATCGACATCAAGAGCCCTGAGTTCTGGCGCGGAGGCATGAATGTGATGGAGCGGCTAATAGCCGACTTCGAGGGCATATATTCTCAGTGGAAGGCAAAGCGAGCTTAA
- a CDS encoding phosphoribosylaminoimidazolecarboxamide formyltransferase yields MNQNNIPLRYGINPNQKPSQLIFTKSSPAIDIINGEPGYINILDALNGWQLVRELKTALNMPAAASFKHVSPAGAAVAIPLSDALRKTYFVDDMGELSPLATAYARARGADRVSSFGDFVALSDICDVSTAKLIGREVSNGIIAPGYDNEALPILKKKLGGSYLILQIDPNYEPPAMERREIFGVVLEQKRNEISINQSALANVVTRQKDITAEAARDLIVALITLKYTQSNSVCYAKDGQTIGVGAGQQSRVHCTRLAGGKADMWWLRQHPRVLGLQFAEGLSRAEKNNVIDLFLSEDITLPEEELLKAGLQEDTARLSKSDKIDWLDGLTDVSLGSDAYFPFRDSIDRAARSGVKYIAQPGGSNRDDDVIAAADDYEMAMVFNGIRLFHH; encoded by the coding sequence ATGAATCAAAACAATATTCCTCTCAGATATGGCATTAACCCAAACCAGAAACCATCTCAACTTATCTTTACCAAAAGCAGCCCAGCAATCGACATCATTAACGGTGAGCCAGGTTATATCAATATCCTTGATGCGCTCAATGGGTGGCAATTAGTACGTGAACTCAAGACTGCCCTAAACATGCCTGCAGCAGCTTCGTTTAAGCACGTGAGCCCTGCAGGCGCGGCTGTTGCAATCCCATTGAGTGATGCGTTACGGAAAACCTATTTCGTAGACGACATGGGCGAACTGTCTCCTCTAGCCACAGCTTATGCTCGCGCAAGAGGCGCAGACAGAGTTTCATCATTCGGCGACTTTGTTGCCTTGAGCGATATATGCGATGTATCGACTGCAAAATTGATCGGGCGCGAAGTATCCAATGGCATTATTGCTCCAGGTTATGATAATGAGGCGCTTCCTATTCTCAAAAAGAAGCTCGGCGGATCATACCTGATACTGCAAATCGACCCAAATTATGAACCGCCGGCAATGGAAAGGCGAGAGATATTCGGGGTCGTTCTTGAACAGAAGCGCAACGAAATCAGTATCAATCAGTCCGCTTTGGCAAACGTAGTCACAAGGCAAAAAGATATTACTGCGGAAGCTGCCAGAGACCTTATTGTCGCGCTAATTACTCTCAAATATACTCAGTCTAATTCCGTCTGCTACGCAAAAGATGGCCAGACAATCGGCGTTGGCGCAGGACAACAGTCAAGGGTACACTGCACGCGTCTTGCAGGCGGCAAGGCTGATATGTGGTGGCTGAGGCAGCACCCGAGAGTGCTGGGATTGCAATTTGCTGAAGGGTTGTCACGGGCGGAAAAGAATAATGTGATCGATCTGTTCCTCTCTGAAGATATAACTCTGCCCGAAGAAGAGTTATTAAAAGCCGGTTTGCAAGAAGATACCGCAAGGCTCAGCAAAAGCGATAAAATCGATTGGTTGGACGGACTAACTGATGTCTCGTTGGGCTCGGATGCATACTTTCCGTTCCGAGACAGCATAGACCGTGCCGCCCGTAGCGGCGTGAAATATATTGCTCAGCCGGGCGGATCGAACAGGGATGATGATGTGATTGCGGCTGCTGACGATTATGAGATGGCTATGGTCTTTAACGGGATTAGGCTGTTTCATCACTGA
- a CDS encoding sugar phosphate isomerase/epimerase, producing MADKLKIGVMTSLRPDVDAELKTVKNFGLQSTQMACWDPEKYTTDNAKAVDQARKEYGVEISTLWTGYSGPAHWNFTEGPSTIGLTPPEYRDQRVLDLIAGAEFAAGLGIASITTHAGFIPENPKDALYEGTVEALTKVARRCKELGIGFYFETGQETPITLLRVMKDIGTGNVGVNLDPANLLLYGKANPVDALDIIGTYVKGVHAKDGEYPTEPDSLGMEKALGEGRVNFPVLIPKLKSLGYTGPITIEREITGDKQIEDIKKAIAILEPLC from the coding sequence ATGGCAGACAAACTCAAAATTGGCGTAATGACATCCCTGCGCCCGGATGTGGACGCCGAACTTAAAACAGTCAAGAACTTTGGACTCCAAAGCACTCAAATGGCGTGTTGGGACCCGGAAAAGTATACCACAGATAATGCAAAAGCAGTCGATCAGGCACGAAAAGAGTATGGCGTCGAGATATCAACGCTGTGGACGGGCTATTCGGGTCCCGCACATTGGAATTTCACCGAGGGGCCATCAACCATCGGCCTTACACCGCCGGAATATCGTGACCAGCGTGTCTTGGACCTGATCGCGGGCGCTGAATTTGCAGCCGGACTCGGCATTGCGTCAATAACCACACACGCAGGCTTTATACCTGAAAACCCCAAAGACGCGCTATATGAGGGAACGGTCGAGGCGTTGACAAAGGTCGCACGCAGATGTAAAGAACTCGGAATCGGGTTTTATTTCGAGACTGGCCAGGAAACACCGATCACATTGCTGCGCGTGATGAAGGATATCGGGACCGGCAACGTCGGGGTGAACCTCGACCCGGCCAACTTGCTGCTGTACGGAAAGGCCAACCCTGTTGATGCGCTGGATATCATCGGAACCTACGTGAAGGGTGTTCATGCCAAAGACGGTGAATATCCGACCGAACCCGACAGCCTGGGCATGGAAAAAGCTCTCGGCGAGGGACGGGTCAACTTCCCTGTCCTGATTCCTAAGCTGAAATCGCTGGGATACACAGGTCCTATCACAATCGAGCGCGAGATCACCGGTGATAAGCAGATTGAAGATATCAAGAAGGCTATTGCTATTCTTGAGCCGTTGTGCTAA
- a CDS encoding metallophosphoesterase family protein produces MDTSVNARIAMAIILFGVVWIIAYENLRTICLVILRRKVNRFARILWLIAALAVVFCAVDAFRIEPNRVQVTHHTIQTRKLPSGARLRIVQLSDLHMCCIGKREREMIRLTAGCKPDIIVMTGDYLNIKDPAGFAGLTRIGRQLSKIAPTYAVEGNWDNYKHIQALEDGGVKSITGWDIIPIRKGGKVALGHLWWSMPVSAVYVPPNVEPLYKVLLCHKPDTFNQASKKGIDMMLSGHTHGGQVRLPIFGAILPDRNMIGRYQAGLYRRGRSTLYVNRGLGMESVAPQVRFCCRPEVSAIDLVSSN; encoded by the coding sequence TTGGATACATCTGTAAATGCAAGAATCGCCATGGCAATCATTCTCTTTGGCGTGGTTTGGATAATTGCATACGAGAATTTGCGAACCATCTGCCTTGTAATTCTCAGGCGCAAAGTCAACCGTTTTGCCAGAATATTATGGCTCATCGCAGCTCTGGCGGTCGTCTTTTGTGCAGTAGACGCATTTCGCATAGAGCCGAACCGGGTTCAGGTAACCCATCACACCATTCAAACAAGAAAACTTCCATCAGGGGCAAGGCTGCGAATCGTTCAGTTGTCAGACCTGCACATGTGCTGCATAGGCAAGCGTGAACGCGAGATGATACGCTTGACGGCAGGCTGCAAGCCCGACATAATAGTGATGACGGGCGATTATCTTAACATAAAAGACCCTGCCGGTTTTGCCGGGCTTACACGTATCGGCAGGCAGCTTTCAAAGATTGCTCCCACATATGCCGTTGAGGGAAATTGGGACAATTACAAGCATATCCAAGCCCTTGAAGACGGTGGGGTGAAGTCAATTACCGGATGGGATATCATTCCAATCCGAAAGGGCGGCAAGGTTGCATTAGGACACTTATGGTGGTCTATGCCGGTGTCTGCGGTCTATGTGCCGCCGAATGTCGAGCCGCTCTATAAAGTTCTGCTCTGCCACAAGCCCGATACCTTTAATCAGGCGTCAAAAAAGGGCATCGATATGATGCTCTCAGGTCACACTCACGGTGGTCAGGTCAGGCTGCCCATATTTGGAGCAATTTTGCCAGATCGTAATATGATAGGCAGATACCAGGCCGGTCTATATAGGAGAGGTAGAAGCACACTATACGTGAATCGTGGGCTGGGAATGGAATCGGTGGCGCCGCAAGTGAGGTTCTGCTGTCGACCGGAAGTCAGCGCCATTGATTTAGTATCTAGTAATTGA
- a CDS encoding rhomboid family intramembrane serine protease, which produces MIQEAKSKKPEFPYAVVTIIAVNVILAIIFSRDFDNAARDFGLIPNTFRVGRLITSCFLHDGPIHLIINMALLYIFGADIERAIGKLEFVLFYIGACLASSILHIAIVLASLDPYYASRAVVGASGAIAGVMGLYAVRFHRRIFKLDGIEVSALFLIMCWLVIQLGLGLVALYRDDLFGLRLKYVAYWSHLGGFTFGIVTAMIANMALQGEREYLTKKGKQDYDQGNMLEAAQDYDSLIKYDPDNAFAHAQLGRLWAIMDEETQSLPYYRSAIELYIHQGKEEEAITTAAEMKQYWPEVHLDAGWRFRLASFQEENGQYESAVAAFHEIAHQEPESAEAQMSLLKIAHLQLSSLQAPSASIATINTFLERYPKSEWRSFAEKTLRQAKDMAFQKRMIFPRSAAE; this is translated from the coding sequence ATGATCCAAGAAGCCAAATCAAAGAAGCCTGAGTTTCCGTATGCGGTGGTTACTATTATCGCGGTCAACGTGATACTGGCCATCATATTCAGCCGCGACTTCGACAATGCTGCGCGTGACTTCGGCCTTATCCCCAATACGTTCAGAGTGGGCAGGCTGATTACGTCCTGCTTTCTGCATGATGGTCCCATCCACCTCATCATCAATATGGCTCTGCTCTACATATTCGGGGCGGATATAGAGCGTGCCATCGGCAAGCTGGAGTTTGTGCTGTTTTACATCGGGGCTTGCCTTGCGTCGTCCATCCTGCATATAGCGATTGTGCTGGCGTCTTTGGACCCATATTACGCAAGCAGAGCAGTGGTCGGCGCATCGGGAGCGATTGCAGGCGTGATGGGCCTGTATGCGGTCAGGTTCCACAGGCGAATCTTCAAACTTGATGGCATAGAGGTATCGGCGCTGTTTCTGATCATGTGCTGGCTGGTTATTCAGCTCGGGCTGGGGCTTGTGGCGCTGTATCGTGATGATCTATTCGGCCTTCGGCTAAAATATGTGGCATATTGGAGTCACCTTGGCGGTTTCACATTCGGCATAGTGACCGCCATGATCGCCAATATGGCTCTGCAGGGCGAAAGAGAGTATCTGACCAAGAAAGGAAAACAGGATTACGACCAGGGCAACATGCTCGAAGCTGCCCAGGACTATGACTCCCTGATAAAATATGACCCGGATAACGCATTTGCCCATGCCCAGCTCGGCAGGCTCTGGGCGATTATGGATGAGGAAACACAGTCTCTGCCATACTATCGAAGCGCTATTGAGCTGTATATCCATCAGGGCAAGGAAGAGGAAGCCATCACGACGGCCGCGGAGATGAAGCAGTATTGGCCGGAGGTGCACCTGGACGCTGGTTGGAGGTTCAGGCTGGCATCTTTCCAGGAGGAGAACGGACAGTATGAAAGTGCTGTCGCGGCATTTCATGAGATTGCCCATCAGGAGCCGGAGAGCGCCGAAGCTCAGATGTCGCTGCTGAAGATTGCGCACCTGCAGCTCAGCTCATTGCAAGCCCCATCTGCGTCAATAGCCACAATAAATACATTCCTGGAACGCTACCCCAAGAGCGAATGGCGCAGCTTTGCTGAAAAGACCCTCAGACAAGCAAAAGATATGGCATTCCAGAAACGGATGATTTTTCCCCGCAGCGCTGCAGAATAG